The following coding sequences lie in one Syngnathus scovelli strain Florida chromosome 1, RoL_Ssco_1.2, whole genome shotgun sequence genomic window:
- the gba2 gene encoding non-lysosomal glucosylceramidase isoform X1, which yields MTEDWGDRSTAELMSRYLPKEMGHGVPTAGWRICLAHEFKEKRKPFQAKDVSLENIVEHIGLGIRYLKWWYKKTQVEKKAPFIDMFRALPLRQIYGAPLGGIGGGTITRGWRGEFCRWQLTPGMYHYKSVTANQFTVCLRRGGQTLYQQVLCVERPPRLQGWNWGYCGEYAYYHALYPRAWTVYHLPGQNVTLTCRQVSPVIPHDYQDSCLPVVVFIWDVENKNDYALDVTIMFTMLNGSGHKDDKGGGHWNEPFHLPKQGEAVSGVLLHHCTSVNPYTLCIATPEQPNGEVSHQTAFSPKGTCSDLWSDLIADGRLESPTGSSPPTAQGEKVAAALAASCSVSPRGRNTLEFCLAWDMPVITFGARERRHHRRYTRYFGSKGDAAPSLSHYALTHYKAWEKKIEEWQADVLQDSSLPAWYKSALFNELYFVTDGGTVWTELPEDADVSGGVRSEDGGLPAQPPVVKEYGRFAYLEGQEYRMYNTYDVHFYASFALIMLWPKLALSVQYDIAGSVVQQDLTQRLHLMSGRSAAVKAKNVVPHDIGDPDDEPWQRVNAYLIHDTAYWKDLNLKFVLQVYRDYHLTQDQQYLHDMWPICQAVMESELKFDLDGDGLIENSGFADQTYDGWTVTGPSAYCGGLWLASLCVMCKMATLLDNQEARQRYRDILDRGSVAFEKLLWNGKYYNYDSSGRDLSNSIMSDQCAGQWFLRASGLGEGDFQVFPKENIRAALRSIFDLNVMSFGGGQMGAVNGMRPEGVPDRSSVQSDEVWIGVVYGLAATMIHEGMLAEGMRTAEGCYRTVWERLGMAFQTPEAYCEKAIYRSLAYMRPLSIWAMQLALNRLRDERRHAGMGEGASR from the exons atgacTGAAGATTGGGGGGACAGATCCACGGCGGAGCTCATGAGCAGGTACCTGCCCAAGGAGATGGGGCACGGCGTTCCCACGGCCGGGTGGCGTATCTGTTTGGCCCACGAGTTCAAGGAGAAGAGGAAGCCTTTCCAAGCAAAGGACGTGTCCCTGGAGAATATTGTGGAGCACATTGGCCTTGGGATCAG GTATCTAAAATGGTGGTACAAAAAGACACAGGTGGAAAAGAAGGCGCCTTTCATCGACATGTTTCGCGCGCTGCCTTTACGGCAGATTTACG GTGCGCCGCTGGGAGGTATCGGGGGAGGTACCATCACCAGAGGTTGGAGGGGGGAGTTCTGTCGGTGGCAGCTGACGCCCGGGATGTACCATTACAAGAGCGTCACGGCCAATCAG TTCACCGTGTGCTTGCGCCGCGGCGGGCAGACGCTTTACCAACAGGTGCTCTGCGTCGAGCGGCCTCCCCGGCTGCAGGGCTGGAACTGGGGCTACTGCGGCGAGTACGCTTACTACCATGCCCTGTACCCCCGGGCATGGACCGTCTACCACCTCCCGGGGCAAAATGTCACGCTCACCTGCAGGCAGGTTTCGCCCGTCATTCCTCACGACTACCAG GACTCCTGCCTGCCGGTGGTCGTGTTCATCTGGGACGTGGAGAACAAGAATGACTACGCTCTGGATGTCACCATCATGTTCACGATGCTCAACGGCTCCGGGCACAAGGACGACAAAGGCGGGGGCCACTGGAATGAACCTTTTCATCTCCCAAAACAGGGCGAGGCCGTGTCGGGAGTCTTGCTACATCACTGCACATCAGTGAACCCTTATACCTTATGCATCGCTACTCCGGAGCAG CCCAACGGGGAAGTCAGCCATCAGACCGCGTTCAGTCCAAAGGGAACCTGCAGCGACCTGTGGAGCGATCTGATCGCCGACGGACGGCTGGAATCTCCCACGG GCTCCAGCCCGCCGACGGCCCAAGGAGAGAAGGTGGCGGCGGCGTTGGCTGCGAGCTGCTCCGTGTCGCCGCGGGGCCGCAACACGCTGGAGTTCTGCCTGGCGTGGGACATGCCTGTCATCACCTTTGGCGCTCGCGAGCGGCGCCACCACAG GCGATACACCCGTTATTTCGGGAGCAAAGGGGACGCGGCGCCCTCACTCAGTCATTACGCCCTGACACACTACAAAGCGTGGGAGAAGAAGATTGAGGAGTGGCAAGCGGACGTACTGCAGGACAG TTCGCTTCCCGCCTGGTACAAGTCTGCTCTGTTCAACGAGCTGTACTTTGTGACCGACGGTGGGACGGTGTGGACGGAACTGCCGGAGGacgccgacgtcagcggcggtgTTCGCAGCGAAGACGGCGGCCTGCCCGCTCAGCCGCCCGTCGTCAAAGAGTACGGCCGCTTCGCCTACCTCGAAG GTCAAGAATACCGAATGTACAACACGTACGATGTCCACTTCTACGCTTCTTTTGCTCTCATCATGCTGTGGCCCAAACTCGCCTTGAGTGTGCAGTACGATATCG CCGGCAGTGTGGTGCAGCAGGATTTAACGCAGAGGTTGCATCTGATGAGCGGCCGGAGCGCTGCGGTCAAGGCCAAAAACGTGGTGCCTCACGACATTGGAGATCCAG ACGATGAGCCGTGGCAAAGGGTGAACGCCTATCTCATTCACGACACAGCCTACTGGAAGGACTTGAACCTCAAGTTTGTCCTGCAGGTCTACAGGGACTATCATCTCACCCAGGACCAGCAGTACCTGCATGACATGTGGCCCATCTGCCAG GCAGTGATGGAGTCAGAGTTAAAGTTTGACCTGGATGGAGACGGCCTGATCGAGAACTCTGGCTTTGCTGATCAGACTTATGACGGCTGGACAGTTACTGGACCAAG TGCGTACTGCGGCGGGCTGTGGCTGGCCTCATTGTGCGTCATGTGCAAAATGGCCACTCTGCTCGACAACCAAGAAGCCCGACAGCGCTACAGAGACATCTTGGACAGAGGCAGCGTCGCTTTTGAGAAACTATTGTGGAACG GCAAGTACTACAACTACGACAGCAGCGGGCGGGACCTTTCGAACAGCATCATGTCTGACCAGTGTGCCGGCCAATGGTTCCTGAGAGCGTCCGGGCTCGGCGAAGGAGACTTCCAG GTCTTCCCCAAGGAAAACATCAGGGCCGCGCTCCGGTCCATTTTTGACTTGAACGTGATGAGCTTCGGCGGCGGCCAGATGGGCGCCGTGAACGGCATGCGGCCCGAGGGCGTGCCCGACCGCTCCAGCGTCCAGTCGGACGAGGTTTGGATCGGGGTGGTTTACGGACTGGCCGCCACCATGATCCATGAG GGCATGTTGGCGGAAGGTATGCGCACGGCCGAGGGTTGCTATCGCACGGTGTGGGAAAGGCTGGGCATGGCCTTCCAAACGCCCGAAGCCTACTGCGAGAAGGCCATCTACCGCTCGCTGGCCTATATGAGACCTCTCAGCATCTGGGCCATGCAGCTGGCTCTGAACCGTTTGCGCGACGAGCGCCGGCACGCGGGGATGGGAGAAGGTGCGAGTCGATAA
- the gba2 gene encoding non-lysosomal glucosylceramidase isoform X2, whose product MFRALPLRQIYGAPLGGIGGGTITRGWRGEFCRWQLTPGMYHYKSVTANQFTVCLRRGGQTLYQQVLCVERPPRLQGWNWGYCGEYAYYHALYPRAWTVYHLPGQNVTLTCRQVSPVIPHDYQDSCLPVVVFIWDVENKNDYALDVTIMFTMLNGSGHKDDKGGGHWNEPFHLPKQGEAVSGVLLHHCTSVNPYTLCIATPEQPNGEVSHQTAFSPKGTCSDLWSDLIADGRLESPTGSSPPTAQGEKVAAALAASCSVSPRGRNTLEFCLAWDMPVITFGARERRHHRRYTRYFGSKGDAAPSLSHYALTHYKAWEKKIEEWQADVLQDSSLPAWYKSALFNELYFVTDGGTVWTELPEDADVSGGVRSEDGGLPAQPPVVKEYGRFAYLEGQEYRMYNTYDVHFYASFALIMLWPKLALSVQYDIAGSVVQQDLTQRLHLMSGRSAAVKAKNVVPHDIGDPDDEPWQRVNAYLIHDTAYWKDLNLKFVLQVYRDYHLTQDQQYLHDMWPICQAVMESELKFDLDGDGLIENSGFADQTYDGWTVTGPSAYCGGLWLASLCVMCKMATLLDNQEARQRYRDILDRGSVAFEKLLWNGKYYNYDSSGRDLSNSIMSDQCAGQWFLRASGLGEGDFQVFPKENIRAALRSIFDLNVMSFGGGQMGAVNGMRPEGVPDRSSVQSDEVWIGVVYGLAATMIHEGMLAEGMRTAEGCYRTVWERLGMAFQTPEAYCEKAIYRSLAYMRPLSIWAMQLALNRLRDERRHAGMGEGASR is encoded by the exons ATGTTTCGCGCGCTGCCTTTACGGCAGATTTACG GTGCGCCGCTGGGAGGTATCGGGGGAGGTACCATCACCAGAGGTTGGAGGGGGGAGTTCTGTCGGTGGCAGCTGACGCCCGGGATGTACCATTACAAGAGCGTCACGGCCAATCAG TTCACCGTGTGCTTGCGCCGCGGCGGGCAGACGCTTTACCAACAGGTGCTCTGCGTCGAGCGGCCTCCCCGGCTGCAGGGCTGGAACTGGGGCTACTGCGGCGAGTACGCTTACTACCATGCCCTGTACCCCCGGGCATGGACCGTCTACCACCTCCCGGGGCAAAATGTCACGCTCACCTGCAGGCAGGTTTCGCCCGTCATTCCTCACGACTACCAG GACTCCTGCCTGCCGGTGGTCGTGTTCATCTGGGACGTGGAGAACAAGAATGACTACGCTCTGGATGTCACCATCATGTTCACGATGCTCAACGGCTCCGGGCACAAGGACGACAAAGGCGGGGGCCACTGGAATGAACCTTTTCATCTCCCAAAACAGGGCGAGGCCGTGTCGGGAGTCTTGCTACATCACTGCACATCAGTGAACCCTTATACCTTATGCATCGCTACTCCGGAGCAG CCCAACGGGGAAGTCAGCCATCAGACCGCGTTCAGTCCAAAGGGAACCTGCAGCGACCTGTGGAGCGATCTGATCGCCGACGGACGGCTGGAATCTCCCACGG GCTCCAGCCCGCCGACGGCCCAAGGAGAGAAGGTGGCGGCGGCGTTGGCTGCGAGCTGCTCCGTGTCGCCGCGGGGCCGCAACACGCTGGAGTTCTGCCTGGCGTGGGACATGCCTGTCATCACCTTTGGCGCTCGCGAGCGGCGCCACCACAG GCGATACACCCGTTATTTCGGGAGCAAAGGGGACGCGGCGCCCTCACTCAGTCATTACGCCCTGACACACTACAAAGCGTGGGAGAAGAAGATTGAGGAGTGGCAAGCGGACGTACTGCAGGACAG TTCGCTTCCCGCCTGGTACAAGTCTGCTCTGTTCAACGAGCTGTACTTTGTGACCGACGGTGGGACGGTGTGGACGGAACTGCCGGAGGacgccgacgtcagcggcggtgTTCGCAGCGAAGACGGCGGCCTGCCCGCTCAGCCGCCCGTCGTCAAAGAGTACGGCCGCTTCGCCTACCTCGAAG GTCAAGAATACCGAATGTACAACACGTACGATGTCCACTTCTACGCTTCTTTTGCTCTCATCATGCTGTGGCCCAAACTCGCCTTGAGTGTGCAGTACGATATCG CCGGCAGTGTGGTGCAGCAGGATTTAACGCAGAGGTTGCATCTGATGAGCGGCCGGAGCGCTGCGGTCAAGGCCAAAAACGTGGTGCCTCACGACATTGGAGATCCAG ACGATGAGCCGTGGCAAAGGGTGAACGCCTATCTCATTCACGACACAGCCTACTGGAAGGACTTGAACCTCAAGTTTGTCCTGCAGGTCTACAGGGACTATCATCTCACCCAGGACCAGCAGTACCTGCATGACATGTGGCCCATCTGCCAG GCAGTGATGGAGTCAGAGTTAAAGTTTGACCTGGATGGAGACGGCCTGATCGAGAACTCTGGCTTTGCTGATCAGACTTATGACGGCTGGACAGTTACTGGACCAAG TGCGTACTGCGGCGGGCTGTGGCTGGCCTCATTGTGCGTCATGTGCAAAATGGCCACTCTGCTCGACAACCAAGAAGCCCGACAGCGCTACAGAGACATCTTGGACAGAGGCAGCGTCGCTTTTGAGAAACTATTGTGGAACG GCAAGTACTACAACTACGACAGCAGCGGGCGGGACCTTTCGAACAGCATCATGTCTGACCAGTGTGCCGGCCAATGGTTCCTGAGAGCGTCCGGGCTCGGCGAAGGAGACTTCCAG GTCTTCCCCAAGGAAAACATCAGGGCCGCGCTCCGGTCCATTTTTGACTTGAACGTGATGAGCTTCGGCGGCGGCCAGATGGGCGCCGTGAACGGCATGCGGCCCGAGGGCGTGCCCGACCGCTCCAGCGTCCAGTCGGACGAGGTTTGGATCGGGGTGGTTTACGGACTGGCCGCCACCATGATCCATGAG GGCATGTTGGCGGAAGGTATGCGCACGGCCGAGGGTTGCTATCGCACGGTGTGGGAAAGGCTGGGCATGGCCTTCCAAACGCCCGAAGCCTACTGCGAGAAGGCCATCTACCGCTCGCTGGCCTATATGAGACCTCTCAGCATCTGGGCCATGCAGCTGGCTCTGAACCGTTTGCGCGACGAGCGCCGGCACGCGGGGATGGGAGAAGGTGCGAGTCGATAA
- the rgp1 gene encoding RAB6A-GEF complex partner protein 2 isoform X1: MIEVVASMARGPVYLAGELMECLVTFRNPMSHLSTSASSEMLAWASAQIHCQFHASESRVSLPSRGNKQDVQASSNTVLVPSRGERGQCVLDTPPKILFCDLCLDPGESKTYSYSEVVPVDGPPSFRGQAVKYVYKLTIGCQRVNSPIKLLRVPFRVLVLQGMPEPSFAQDEVVSPSNPFLEEEESSRRDARPLERALDVLMVSTSKRCPHVFNITNVRGKVAKFCIFKTMYRLGEDIVGTFNFSEGDIPCLQYSVSLQSEEEIQQEYQRRPGQPLSVTGHGRHLESCLHTASSHFSLPVPLNVTPGFCTDVVTLRWRLHFEFVTAREPADPPVIHQNESKSTVWAGAERVEVDTFSWDLPIKILPTNPALASYESQFTGTNSINI; this comes from the exons ATGATCGAGGTGGTGGCTTCCATGGCTCGCGGTCCCGTGTATCTAGCCGGCGAGCTAATGGAGTGTCTCGTCACTTTCAGAAACCCCATGTCCCACTTATCCACCTCTGCGAGCAG TGAGATGTTGGCCTGGGCCAGCGCCCAGATCCACTGCCAGTTTCACGCCAGTGAGAGCAGAGTGAGTCTACCAAGCCGGGGCAACAAGCAGGACGTCCAGGCCAGCAGCAATACGGTCCTCGTTCCGAGCAGAG GCGAGCGAGGCCAATGCGTTCTGGATACGCCGCCCAAAATCCTATTCTGTGACCTGTGTCTGGATCCAGGAGAGAGCAAGACTT ATTCGTACAGCGAGGTCGTACCCGTCGATGGTCCTCCCAGTTTCCGCGGCCAGGCGGTGAAGTATGTCTACAAACTGACCATCGGATGTCAGAGGGTCAACTCTCCCATCAAACTTCTTCGAGTTCCCTTTCGAGTTTTGGTTCTGCAAG GCATGCCAGAACCCTCGTTTGCTCAGGACGAGGTAGTGTCCCCTTCGAACCCGTTCCTGGAGGAAGAGGAATCCAGCCGGAGGGACGCGCGACCTTTGGAGCGAGCGCTCGACGTGCTCATGGTTTCCACGTCCAAGCGCTGCCCCC ACGTGTTCAACATCACCAACGTGCGAGGGAAAGTGGCAAAGTTTTGCATCTTCAAGACCATGTACAGACTTGGAGAGGACATCGTCGGCACGTTCAATTTCTCCGAGGGTGACATTCCCTGCTTGCAG TATTCGGTGAGCCTTCAGAGCGAAGAGGAGATTCAGCAGGAGTACCAGCGGCGCCCCGGCCAACCGCTCAGCGTGACTGGACATGGGCGGCATCTGGAGTCCTGTCTGCACACGGCCTCCAGCCACTTCTCCCTCCCTGTGCCGCTCAATGTCACGCCGGGCTTCTGTACCGACGTCG TGACCCTGAGGTGGCGGCTGCACTTTGAATTTGTCACCGCTCGGGAGCCCGCCGATCCGCCCGTCATCCATCAGAACGAGTCCAAGTCGACGGTGTGGGCCGGCGCCGAGCGTGTCGAAGTGGACACCTTCAGCTGGGACCTGCCCATCAAGATCCTGCCCACCAACCCGGCCTTGGCATCCTATGAATCCCAGTTCACGGGGACCAACAGCATTAACATTTAA
- the rgp1 gene encoding RAB6A-GEF complex partner protein 2 isoform X2 — MYTPPRIFQLFLSPLCPSEMLAWASAQIHCQFHASESRVSLPSRGNKQDVQASSNTVLVPSRGERGQCVLDTPPKILFCDLCLDPGESKTYSYSEVVPVDGPPSFRGQAVKYVYKLTIGCQRVNSPIKLLRVPFRVLVLQGMPEPSFAQDEVVSPSNPFLEEEESSRRDARPLERALDVLMVSTSKRCPHVFNITNVRGKVAKFCIFKTMYRLGEDIVGTFNFSEGDIPCLQYSVSLQSEEEIQQEYQRRPGQPLSVTGHGRHLESCLHTASSHFSLPVPLNVTPGFCTDVVTLRWRLHFEFVTAREPADPPVIHQNESKSTVWAGAERVEVDTFSWDLPIKILPTNPALASYESQFTGTNSINI, encoded by the exons ATGTACACCCCGCCACGGATTTTCCAGTTGTTTTTGTCTCCACTGTGCCCCAGTGAGATGTTGGCCTGGGCCAGCGCCCAGATCCACTGCCAGTTTCACGCCAGTGAGAGCAGAGTGAGTCTACCAAGCCGGGGCAACAAGCAGGACGTCCAGGCCAGCAGCAATACGGTCCTCGTTCCGAGCAGAG GCGAGCGAGGCCAATGCGTTCTGGATACGCCGCCCAAAATCCTATTCTGTGACCTGTGTCTGGATCCAGGAGAGAGCAAGACTT ATTCGTACAGCGAGGTCGTACCCGTCGATGGTCCTCCCAGTTTCCGCGGCCAGGCGGTGAAGTATGTCTACAAACTGACCATCGGATGTCAGAGGGTCAACTCTCCCATCAAACTTCTTCGAGTTCCCTTTCGAGTTTTGGTTCTGCAAG GCATGCCAGAACCCTCGTTTGCTCAGGACGAGGTAGTGTCCCCTTCGAACCCGTTCCTGGAGGAAGAGGAATCCAGCCGGAGGGACGCGCGACCTTTGGAGCGAGCGCTCGACGTGCTCATGGTTTCCACGTCCAAGCGCTGCCCCC ACGTGTTCAACATCACCAACGTGCGAGGGAAAGTGGCAAAGTTTTGCATCTTCAAGACCATGTACAGACTTGGAGAGGACATCGTCGGCACGTTCAATTTCTCCGAGGGTGACATTCCCTGCTTGCAG TATTCGGTGAGCCTTCAGAGCGAAGAGGAGATTCAGCAGGAGTACCAGCGGCGCCCCGGCCAACCGCTCAGCGTGACTGGACATGGGCGGCATCTGGAGTCCTGTCTGCACACGGCCTCCAGCCACTTCTCCCTCCCTGTGCCGCTCAATGTCACGCCGGGCTTCTGTACCGACGTCG TGACCCTGAGGTGGCGGCTGCACTTTGAATTTGTCACCGCTCGGGAGCCCGCCGATCCGCCCGTCATCCATCAGAACGAGTCCAAGTCGACGGTGTGGGCCGGCGCCGAGCGTGTCGAAGTGGACACCTTCAGCTGGGACCTGCCCATCAAGATCCTGCCCACCAACCCGGCCTTGGCATCCTATGAATCCCAGTTCACGGGGACCAACAGCATTAACATTTAA
- the LOC125987917 gene encoding C-type mannose receptor 2-like yields MMTPPAARLALVFLSCVVWILYSCADGITNLKTCDTAHGWISHLSKCYKKMEATNGWQGARYDCTLEDADLVSFADETVEDFVKGQMGNKPFWIGLSNLDCDEDWCEFSGEKELTWSNTSLTLDYTNWDSRQRGSADVESCAYVNQGASQPGKWRHGSCQSSLAYMCERRLTACSNGRTCSRKESASISDQLETSFCDSGDFLYKDSCYHFEGPPSNWQAAEDFCKKKGGHLASVHSLVDGEFLAAHVRNWWNMVGLKRTNGNLEWTDGSTTNKGVLN; encoded by the exons ATGATGACCCCGCCGGCCGCGCGCCTGGCGCTGGTTTTCCTGTCTTGCGTTGTATGGATATTGTACAGCTGCGCAGACG GAATAACCAATCTTAAGACATGTGACACAGCCCACGGATGGATTTCTCACCTCTCAAAGTGCTACAAGAAGATGGAGGCAACCAACGGTTGGCAGGGGGCTCGTTACGACTGCACCTTAGAGGACGCCGACCTTGTCTCCTTCGCCGACGAGACCGTGGAAGACTTTGTGAAGGGGCAAATGGGCAACAAGCCGTTCTggatcggactctccaatctg GACTGCGATGAGGATTGGTGTGAATTTTCGGGAGAAAAGGAGCTGACTTGGTCCAACACCAGTCTGACGCTGGACTACACCAACTGGGACTCGCGTCAAAGGGGAAG CGCCGACGTTGAGTCCTGCGCCTACGTCAACCAAGGGGCAAGTCAGCCTGGCAAATGGAGACATGGATCGTGCCAGTCCTCACTGGCGTACATGTGCGAGCGGCGGCTCACCG CCTGCTCGAATGGACGTACCTGTTCCCGCAAAGAATCTGCTTCCATTTCCGATCAACTGGAGA CTTCCTTCTGCGACTCTGGCGACTTCCTGTACAAGGACTCTTGTTACCATTTTGAGGGCCCCCCGTCAAACTGGCAAGCGGCTGAGGATTTCTGCAAGAAGAAGGGAGGTCACCTGGCCAGCGTCCACTCACTGGTTGACGGAGAATTTTTGGCTG CTCACGTGCGAAATTGGTGGAATATGGTGGGACTCAAGAGGACCAATGGCAACTTAGAGTGGACCGACGGATCAACCACA AACAAAGGTGTGCTGAATTAG